One Rhipicephalus microplus isolate Deutch F79 chromosome 4, USDA_Rmic, whole genome shotgun sequence genomic window carries:
- the LOC142813826 gene encoding E3 ubiquitin-protein ligase ARK2C-like produces the protein MPLTLALPHNVQQRFPNLYAISVLSDIPQYVSLPQYMPVLSRDVQIPRSGGDSEDNVEKCTICLSELEDNEEVRRLPCMHLFHIVCVDQWLTTNKRCPICRVDIEEHLKDFGTSSS, from the exons CAGCAGAGGTTCCCGAACCTGTATGCCATTTCAGTGCTCTCCGATATTCCTCAGTATGTCTCACTGCCCCAATACATGCCCGTGCTGTCAAGGGATGTGCAG ATTCCACGAAGTGGTGGTGACAGTGAGGACAACGTGGAGAAGTGCACCATCTGTCTCAGTGAGCTTGAGGACAACGAAGAAGTCAG GCGTCTTCCCTGCATGCACCTCTTTCACATAGTGTGCGTGGACCAGTGGCTGACGACCAACAAGCGCTGCCCGATCTGCCGTGTGGACATCGAGGAACACCTCAAGGACTTCGGCACCTCCTCGTCATGA